In Drosophila simulans strain w501 chromosome 3R, Prin_Dsim_3.1, whole genome shotgun sequence, a single window of DNA contains:
- the LOC6729834 gene encoding NADP-dependent malic enzyme isoform X2, with protein MFSRPSLCGTVGKLCRCGTSATGKTAVAAATVPTARHYHEVVGDIICPSQVRGIDHIRDPRLNKGLAFTLEERQTLGIHGLQPARFKTQEEQLQLCKIAVNRYTEPLNKYLYLSDLYDRNERLFFRFLSENIEDLMPIVYTPTVGLACQRFGLIYRRPHGLFITYNDRGHIFDVMKNWPEPNVRAICVTDGERILGLGDLGACGMGIPVGKLALYTALAGIKPHQCLPIVVDVGTNNIDLLEDPLYVGLRQKRVVGREYDDFIDEFMEAVVQRYGQNTLIQFEDFGNHNAFRFLDKYRNTYCTFNDDIQGTASVAVAGLYASKRITGKSFKDYTFLFAGAGEAAIGIADLTVKAMVQDGVPIEEAYNRIYMVDIDGLLTKSRKVGNLDGHKIHYAKDINPMSDLAEIVSTIKPSVLIGASAAAGIFTPEILRTMADNNERPVVFALSNPTSKAECTAEDAYKHTDARVIFSSGSPFPPVQIGDKTFYPGQGNNAYIFPGVGLGVICTGTHHIPDEMFLIAAQELANFVEPSDIERGSLYPPLSSIRNVSMNIAVGVTKCAYDRGLASTYPEPQDKRKWLENQLYNFNYESSMPASWVWPRMPYIKTREESPLIAAIK; from the exons ATGTTCTCACGACCCAG cTTATGTGGAACTGTGGGCAAATTGTGCCGATGCGGCACTTCAGCAACAGGAAAGACTgctgtggcagcagcaacagttccCACCGCTCGCCACTACCATGAGGTGGTGGGCGATATCATCTGCCCGTCTCAGGTGCGCGGCATAGATCACATCCGTGATCCGCGACTCAACAAG ggcCTGGCCTTTACGCTGGAGGAGCGCCAAACTCTGGGCATCCATGGACTGCAGCCAGCGCGTTTCAAGACGCaagaggagcagctgcagctctgCAAGATCGCCGTGAACCGCTACACGGAGCCACTGAacaagtatctgtatctgagcgATCTGTACGATCGCAATGAGCGTCTGTTCTTCCGATTCCTGTCGGAGAACATCGAGGATCTGATGCCCATTGTGTACACGCCGACGGTGGGCTTGGCCTGCCAGCGCTTTGGCCTGATCTACAGACGTCCTCATGGTCTGTTTATCACCTACAACGATCGCGGACACATCTTTGATGTGATGAAGAACTGGCCGGAGCCGAATGTGCGTGCCATCTGTGTGACGGATGGCGAGCGCATCCTGGGACTGGGAGATTTGGGAGCCTGCGGCATGGGCATTCCCGTGGGCAAGCTGGCCTTGTACACGGCTCTGGCCGGAATCAAGCCCCATCAGTGCCTGCCCATTGTGGTGGATGTGGGCACCAACAACATCGATCTGCTGGAGGATCCCCTGTACGTGGGTCTGCGTCAGAAGCGAGTGGTTGGTCGGGAGTACGACGACTTTATTGACGAGTTCATGGAAGCCGTGGTGCAGCGCTATGGCCAGAACACTCTGATCCAATTCGAGGACTTTGGCAACCACAATGCATTTAGGTTCCTGGACAAGTACCGCAACACCTACTGCACCTTCAACGACGACATCCAGGGCACCGCCTCCGTGGCCGTAGCTGGGCTCTATGCCTCCAAGCGTATTACGGGCAAGTCCTTCAAGGACTACACTTTCCTGTTCGCAGGAGCCGGTGAGGCCGCCATCGGCATCGCCGATCTCACGGTCAAGGCCATGGTGCAGGATGGTGTGCCCATCGAGGAGGCCTACAACAGAATTTACATGGTCGATATCGATGGTCTTCTGACCAAGAGCCGCAAGGTGGGCAACCTGGATGGCCACAAAATCCACTACGCCAAGGACATCAATCCGATGTCAGATCTCGCCGAGATTGTCTCCACCATCAAGCCCAGT GTGCTTATTGGTGCCTCGGCTGCTGCCGGCATTTTCACACCGGAGATCCTGCGCACCATGGCGGATAACAACGAGAGGCCCGTGGTGTTCGCCTTGTCCAATCCCACCAGCAAGGCAGAATGCACTGCCGAAGATGCTTACAAGCACACGGAT GCTCGCGTGATCTTCTCGTCGGGCTCTCCCTTCCCACCGGTCCAGATCGGTGACAAGACCTTCTACCCTGGCCAGGGTAACAACGCCTACATCTTCCCAGGTGTTGGCTTGGGCGTGATCTGCACGGGTACTCACCACATACCCGACGAAATGTTCCTCATCGCCGCCCAGGAGTTGGCCAACTTCGTGGAGCCCAGCGACATTGAGCGCGGATCGCTGTATCCTCCGCTGTCGAGCATCCGCAACGTGTCCATGAACATTGCCGTTGGCGTGACCAAATGTGCCTACGATAGAG gcTTAGCATCCACCTACCCGGAGCCACAGGACAAGCGCAAGTGGCTGGAGAACCAGCTGTACAACTTCAACTACGAGAGCTCGATGCCCGCTTCCTGGGTTTGGCCGCGGATGCCCTACATTAAGACTC GCGAAGAAAGCCCGCTCATTGCCGCCatcaaataa
- the LOC6729834 gene encoding NADP-dependent malic enzyme isoform X1 produces the protein MFSRPSLCGTVGKLCRCGTSATGKTAVAAATVPTARHYHEVVGDIICPSQVRGIDHIRDPRLNKGLAFTLEERQTLGIHGLQPARFKTQEEQLQLCKIAVNRYTEPLNKYLYLSDLYDRNERLFFRFLSENIEDLMPIVYTPTVGLACQRFGLIYRRPHGLFITYNDRGHIFDVMKNWPEPNVRAICVTDGERILGLGDLGACGMGIPVGKLALYTALAGIKPHQCLPIVVDVGTNNIDLLEDPLYVGLRQKRVVGREYDDFIDEFMEAVVQRYGQNTLIQFEDFGNHNAFRFLDKYRNTYCTFNDDIQGTASVAVAGLYASKRITGKSFKDYTFLFAGAGEAAIGIADLTVKAMVQDGVPIEEAYNRIYMVDIDGLLTKSRKVGNLDGHKIHYAKDINPMSDLAEIVSTIKPSVLIGASAAAGIFTPEILRTMADNNERPVVFALSNPTSKAECTAEDAYKHTDARVIFSSGSPFPPVQIGDKTFYPGQGNNAYIFPGVGLGVICTGTHHIPDEMFLIAAQELANFVEPSDIERGSLYPPLSSIRNVSMNIAVGVTKCAYDRGLASTYPEPQDKRKWLENQLYNFNYESSMPASWVWPRMPYIKTRDLVPTKLYGKQKSEEVM, from the exons ATGTTCTCACGACCCAG cTTATGTGGAACTGTGGGCAAATTGTGCCGATGCGGCACTTCAGCAACAGGAAAGACTgctgtggcagcagcaacagttccCACCGCTCGCCACTACCATGAGGTGGTGGGCGATATCATCTGCCCGTCTCAGGTGCGCGGCATAGATCACATCCGTGATCCGCGACTCAACAAG ggcCTGGCCTTTACGCTGGAGGAGCGCCAAACTCTGGGCATCCATGGACTGCAGCCAGCGCGTTTCAAGACGCaagaggagcagctgcagctctgCAAGATCGCCGTGAACCGCTACACGGAGCCACTGAacaagtatctgtatctgagcgATCTGTACGATCGCAATGAGCGTCTGTTCTTCCGATTCCTGTCGGAGAACATCGAGGATCTGATGCCCATTGTGTACACGCCGACGGTGGGCTTGGCCTGCCAGCGCTTTGGCCTGATCTACAGACGTCCTCATGGTCTGTTTATCACCTACAACGATCGCGGACACATCTTTGATGTGATGAAGAACTGGCCGGAGCCGAATGTGCGTGCCATCTGTGTGACGGATGGCGAGCGCATCCTGGGACTGGGAGATTTGGGAGCCTGCGGCATGGGCATTCCCGTGGGCAAGCTGGCCTTGTACACGGCTCTGGCCGGAATCAAGCCCCATCAGTGCCTGCCCATTGTGGTGGATGTGGGCACCAACAACATCGATCTGCTGGAGGATCCCCTGTACGTGGGTCTGCGTCAGAAGCGAGTGGTTGGTCGGGAGTACGACGACTTTATTGACGAGTTCATGGAAGCCGTGGTGCAGCGCTATGGCCAGAACACTCTGATCCAATTCGAGGACTTTGGCAACCACAATGCATTTAGGTTCCTGGACAAGTACCGCAACACCTACTGCACCTTCAACGACGACATCCAGGGCACCGCCTCCGTGGCCGTAGCTGGGCTCTATGCCTCCAAGCGTATTACGGGCAAGTCCTTCAAGGACTACACTTTCCTGTTCGCAGGAGCCGGTGAGGCCGCCATCGGCATCGCCGATCTCACGGTCAAGGCCATGGTGCAGGATGGTGTGCCCATCGAGGAGGCCTACAACAGAATTTACATGGTCGATATCGATGGTCTTCTGACCAAGAGCCGCAAGGTGGGCAACCTGGATGGCCACAAAATCCACTACGCCAAGGACATCAATCCGATGTCAGATCTCGCCGAGATTGTCTCCACCATCAAGCCCAGT GTGCTTATTGGTGCCTCGGCTGCTGCCGGCATTTTCACACCGGAGATCCTGCGCACCATGGCGGATAACAACGAGAGGCCCGTGGTGTTCGCCTTGTCCAATCCCACCAGCAAGGCAGAATGCACTGCCGAAGATGCTTACAAGCACACGGAT GCTCGCGTGATCTTCTCGTCGGGCTCTCCCTTCCCACCGGTCCAGATCGGTGACAAGACCTTCTACCCTGGCCAGGGTAACAACGCCTACATCTTCCCAGGTGTTGGCTTGGGCGTGATCTGCACGGGTACTCACCACATACCCGACGAAATGTTCCTCATCGCCGCCCAGGAGTTGGCCAACTTCGTGGAGCCCAGCGACATTGAGCGCGGATCGCTGTATCCTCCGCTGTCGAGCATCCGCAACGTGTCCATGAACATTGCCGTTGGCGTGACCAAATGTGCCTACGATAGAG gcTTAGCATCCACCTACCCGGAGCCACAGGACAAGCGCAAGTGGCTGGAGAACCAGCTGTACAACTTCAACTACGAGAGCTCGATGCCCGCTTCCTGGGTTTGGCCGCGGATGCCCTACATTAAGACTCGTGATTTAGTCCCCACAAAGCTCTAtggaaaacaaa